A genomic segment from Flavobacterium litorale encodes:
- a CDS encoding fumarate reductase/succinate dehydrogenase flavoprotein subunit, whose translation MALDSKTPNGSVADKWTNHKNKINLVNPANKRNIDVIVVGTGLAGGSAAATLAELGYNVKAFCFQDSPRRAHSIAAQGGINAAKNYQGDGDSSYRLFYDTVKGGDYRAREANVYRLAELSANIIDQCVAQGVPLAREYGGLLDNRSFGGVLVSRTFYAKGQTGQQLLLGAYSAMNRQIGRGKIKMYNRHEMLDLVKVDGKARGIIARDLVTGAIERHSAHAVVIASGGYGNVFFLSTNAMGSNATAAWKVHKKGAYFANPCYTQIHPTCIPVSGDHQSKLTLMSESLRNDGRIWVPKNIEDAQAIREGRLKPTQLKEEDRDYYLERRYPSFGNLVPRDVASRAAKERCDAGYGVNKTGEAVYLDFASAIMRYGKEQANIKGLNADDDALVKKLGTEVIANKYGNLFQMYEKIVDENPYETPMMIYPAVHYTMGGVWVDYNLMTTVEGCYAIGEANFSDHGANRLGASALMQGLADGYFVLPYTIGDYLAQDIRTGKISTDLPEFEEAEKNVRTQLERFINNNGTHSVDYFHKRLGKIMWNKVGMARNAQGLNEAIEEIAALREEFYNDVKVPGTMDGFNQELEKAMRVADFLELGELFAKDALHRNESCGGHFREEYQTEEGEAQRDDENFAYVAAWEYKGKPSDAVLHKEELEFNDVKLVQRSYK comes from the coding sequence ATGGCTTTAGATTCTAAAACACCAAACGGTTCCGTTGCAGATAAGTGGACCAATCATAAAAATAAAATTAACCTAGTAAACCCAGCCAACAAACGTAACATAGATGTTATTGTTGTAGGTACAGGGCTTGCAGGAGGTTCGGCTGCGGCAACCCTTGCCGAGTTGGGCTATAACGTAAAAGCATTTTGCTTTCAGGATTCACCCCGTCGTGCACACTCCATTGCAGCACAGGGTGGTATAAACGCAGCAAAAAACTACCAAGGTGATGGTGACTCTAGTTACCGTTTGTTTTACGATACCGTTAAGGGGGGCGACTACCGTGCGCGCGAAGCAAACGTATATCGCCTTGCAGAACTTTCGGCTAATATTATCGACCAATGTGTGGCGCAAGGTGTACCATTGGCACGAGAGTATGGCGGATTGTTAGATAACCGTTCGTTTGGTGGGGTACTTGTTTCGCGTACCTTTTATGCCAAAGGGCAAACAGGGCAACAATTACTACTTGGTGCCTACTCTGCCATGAACCGCCAAATAGGTCGTGGTAAAATAAAAATGTACAACCGCCACGAAATGCTCGACCTTGTTAAGGTAGATGGTAAAGCAAGAGGTATTATAGCAAGAGACCTTGTTACAGGAGCTATCGAGAGGCACTCGGCACACGCCGTAGTAATAGCATCAGGCGGGTACGGTAACGTATTCTTCTTATCTACCAATGCAATGGGTAGTAATGCTACCGCAGCTTGGAAAGTACACAAAAAAGGAGCGTACTTTGCTAACCCATGCTACACACAAATACACCCAACCTGTATACCCGTATCGGGCGACCACCAGTCCAAACTAACGCTAATGTCAGAATCATTGCGTAACGACGGTCGTATATGGGTACCTAAAAATATTGAAGATGCCCAAGCCATTCGCGAAGGCAGGCTTAAACCAACACAGCTTAAAGAGGAAGATAGAGATTACTACCTTGAGAGAAGATACCCATCGTTTGGTAACCTTGTACCACGTGATGTAGCATCGCGTGCCGCTAAAGAGCGTTGTGATGCTGGTTACGGTGTAAACAAAACAGGCGAGGCGGTTTACCTAGACTTTGCTTCGGCAATAATGCGTTACGGTAAAGAGCAAGCCAATATAAAAGGGCTTAATGCAGACGACGATGCACTTGTTAAAAAACTAGGTACAGAGGTTATTGCCAACAAATACGGTAACCTGTTCCAGATGTACGAGAAAATTGTTGACGAAAACCCATACGAAACACCCATGATGATTTACCCAGCAGTACACTATACTATGGGAGGTGTTTGGGTAGATTATAACCTAATGACTACCGTTGAGGGTTGCTACGCTATTGGCGAAGCTAACTTCTCCGATCACGGAGCCAACAGGCTAGGTGCTTCTGCATTAATGCAAGGACTTGCCGATGGTTACTTTGTATTGCCCTATACTATTGGCGATTACTTAGCACAAGATATTCGTACAGGCAAAATCTCTACTGATTTACCAGAATTTGAGGAGGCAGAGAAAAACGTACGTACACAACTAGAACGTTTTATAAATAACAACGGTACACACTCTGTAGACTATTTCCACAAACGTTTAGGTAAAATTATGTGGAATAAAGTAGGTATGGCACGTAACGCCCAAGGGCTTAACGAAGCTATTGAAGAAATTGCAGCCTTACGCGAAGAGTTTTACAACGATGTAAAAGTACCGGGAACGATGGACGGATTTAACCAAGAGCTAGAGAAAGCAATGCGTGTTGCCGACTTTTTAGAGCTTGGAGAGCTATTTGCTAAAGATGCACTGCACCGAAATGAATCGTGTGGCGGACACTTTAGAGAAGAGTACCAAACGGAAGAAGGAGAAGCACAACGTGATGACGAAAACTTTGCCTATGTAGCCGCTTGGGAATATAAAGGAAAACCCAGCGACGCAGTACTACACAAAGAAGAACTTGAGTTTAACGATGTAAAACTAGTACAGCGAAGTTATAAATAA
- a CDS encoding succinate dehydrogenase/fumarate reductase iron-sulfur subunit, whose amino-acid sequence MNLTLKIWRQKNAQDKGKMVDYQISDVSGDMSFLEMLDVLNEDLNNKGEEPVAFDHDCREGICGMCSLFINGEAHGPDRGVTTCQLHMRKFKDGDTIYIEPFRAKAFPVIKDLVVDRTAFDRIQHAGGFISVNTSGNTQDANAIPIEKDNADKAFDAATCIGCGACVASCKNASAMLFVSAKVSQFALLPQGQVEATDRVLNMVSKMDEEGFGACTNTGACEVECPKGISLENIARMNREYLVASLK is encoded by the coding sequence ATGAATCTTACATTAAAAATATGGCGTCAGAAAAACGCTCAGGATAAAGGAAAAATGGTTGATTACCAAATCAGCGATGTTTCAGGCGATATGTCGTTCTTAGAAATGCTCGACGTATTAAATGAAGATTTAAATAATAAAGGTGAAGAGCCTGTAGCTTTCGATCACGATTGTCGCGAAGGTATTTGCGGGATGTGTTCGTTATTCATCAATGGCGAAGCACATGGTCCTGATAGGGGTGTAACGACCTGTCAGCTCCACATGCGAAAATTTAAAGATGGCGATACCATATACATAGAGCCTTTCCGTGCCAAAGCATTCCCTGTAATTAAAGACCTTGTGGTTGACAGAACTGCTTTTGACAGAATACAGCATGCAGGTGGTTTTATATCGGTAAACACGTCGGGTAATACACAAGATGCCAATGCAATTCCTATTGAGAAAGACAATGCAGATAAAGCCTTTGATGCTGCTACCTGTATTGGTTGCGGTGCCTGTGTAGCAAGTTGTAAAAACGCATCGGCAATGCTATTTGTTTCGGCAAAAGTATCGCAGTTTGCACTACTACCCCAAGGGCAAGTAGAAGCTACCGATCGTGTACTTAATATGGTATCTAAAATGGACGAAGAAGGCTTTGGTGCCTGTACTAACACAGGTGCTTGCGAGGTAGAGTGCCCTAAAGGAATCTCGTTAGAGAACATTGCCCGTATGAACAGAGAGTATTTAGTGGCAAGCCTTAAATAA